A part of Nocardioides sp. WS12 genomic DNA contains:
- a CDS encoding carboxypeptidase-like regulatory domain-containing protein: MRMLGAALVATLALLMSSLAQPATAVTGALVTGVVRDAAGQPLEGVNVSYTGLIGGSPTAADGSYSVQVPTGTYTVAISALVPDGPGRYFVMGAARVVVNGDRVANFTLPALVPLNLNLQKSDGSPAATSQIQVPQAIAFVNQPDGTAVMWRGLPHRFVSDPPLVTDSAGRITVSTLQGSVTTIQAAIPHTFPVKMPVAITSNPTNATVKLPVMDRLHGRLSDTAGRGMAGAGISIDDNNNSFVHADTASDGSYWFDLPTGSYSFEASSGNFPTVRFDDTNISGSVAVSGDTEFNVTTPVPAELRVRLKHADGSPATGDSVTSTESTTTLTSSAGTPMTYSSRYRYTSYPDEDDLVVTQALLGTTTTVSVLVPGLGTITGVTDVATDPTEMTMTMAAASATVSGVVRTDDGQPVSGASVSVRSVDTNTFKTTQTDADGSWSANVVPGEVRLTVRHDGTAGPDAAPYTVDAQGSFDVATTATRDVNLPTPVVFTPRVLDASDRAVPGIRLMYGVSELNRTMGGVEYRIVGSDIDGSTSDAAGNLPMLALPGSRVWGQLKQPDGYTFPFDTEVPSADTPTVIPMSWVGSVPSYGTNAGRVTIAGPPDATLSELASHPATSTPDGQTALVGDVAYELSDITPGSTADVTLTLPEGSQPTSVFKVAADGTTTDATSHATISGNTIVLHLTDGGFGDADGTVNGVIVDPVIPTAVTVTPPPPVPTMQITTSTLPLGGVGKPYATRLAATPTVTGPVAWSLVSGKLPPGIALQTRGTLTGTPILATTSSFALRAIDSAGKVATRRFTLTVNLGPIQTVRMPSGRVGRRYAQPIKIWGVAPQSWRLVSGRLPRGLAISTRGTIYGRPRAAGTYYFVLKLRTSTSWVGTATKVRVRLVIRPRA; encoded by the coding sequence ATGCGCATGCTCGGAGCAGCGTTGGTGGCAACGCTGGCGTTGCTGATGTCGTCGCTGGCACAGCCAGCGACGGCGGTCACCGGAGCACTCGTCACCGGAGTCGTCCGTGATGCCGCGGGCCAGCCGCTCGAAGGCGTGAACGTGAGCTACACGGGGCTCATCGGAGGTTCGCCCACCGCAGCCGACGGGTCGTACTCGGTCCAGGTTCCCACCGGCACCTACACGGTGGCGATCTCCGCGCTCGTCCCCGACGGCCCGGGCCGGTACTTCGTCATGGGAGCCGCGCGGGTCGTCGTGAACGGCGACAGGGTTGCGAACTTCACGCTGCCGGCTCTGGTGCCGCTCAACCTGAACCTGCAGAAGTCGGACGGCAGCCCGGCAGCCACGTCCCAGATCCAGGTGCCGCAGGCGATCGCCTTCGTCAACCAGCCTGACGGCACCGCAGTGATGTGGAGGGGGCTGCCACACCGGTTCGTCAGCGATCCGCCGCTCGTGACGGACAGCGCCGGCCGGATCACGGTCTCGACCCTGCAGGGCTCGGTGACAACCATCCAGGCCGCGATCCCCCACACCTTCCCGGTGAAGATGCCGGTCGCCATCACGTCCAACCCGACCAACGCGACCGTGAAGCTGCCCGTGATGGACCGGCTCCACGGCCGCCTCTCCGACACCGCTGGTCGCGGCATGGCGGGTGCAGGCATCTCCATCGACGACAACAACAACTCCTTCGTGCACGCGGACACGGCGAGCGACGGCAGCTACTGGTTCGACCTGCCCACCGGGTCGTACTCCTTCGAGGCGAGCTCCGGCAACTTTCCCACCGTCCGATTCGACGACACGAACATCAGCGGAAGCGTCGCCGTGTCCGGTGACACCGAGTTCAACGTCACCACCCCCGTGCCAGCGGAGCTTCGCGTCCGTCTCAAGCACGCCGACGGCAGCCCGGCGACCGGCGATTCGGTGACCAGCACGGAGAGCACGACCACGCTGACGTCATCGGCTGGCACACCGATGACCTACTCCTCGCGCTACCGCTACACCTCGTATCCAGACGAGGACGACCTGGTCGTCACCCAGGCCCTGCTCGGAACGACCACGACCGTCAGCGTCCTCGTACCGGGCCTCGGGACGATCACGGGCGTCACGGACGTTGCCACCGATCCGACCGAGATGACCATGACGATGGCCGCCGCATCCGCAACGGTCTCCGGCGTGGTCCGGACCGACGACGGCCAGCCGGTGAGTGGGGCGTCGGTGTCGGTGCGGTCAGTGGACACGAACACGTTCAAGACCACCCAGACCGACGCCGACGGATCCTGGAGCGCGAACGTCGTCCCTGGGGAGGTCCGTCTCACGGTTCGCCACGACGGCACCGCCGGACCCGACGCGGCCCCTTACACCGTCGACGCCCAGGGCTCGTTCGACGTCGCCACCACGGCAACGCGGGACGTCAACCTCCCCACGCCCGTCGTCTTCACCCCACGCGTGCTGGACGCCTCGGACCGTGCCGTGCCCGGCATCCGCCTGATGTACGGGGTCTCCGAACTGAACCGCACGATGGGTGGCGTCGAGTACCGGATCGTCGGGAGCGACATCGACGGCTCCACCAGCGACGCCGCGGGGAACCTGCCGATGCTGGCGCTGCCCGGCTCGAGGGTCTGGGGCCAGCTGAAGCAACCGGACGGCTACACCTTCCCCTTCGACACCGAGGTGCCGTCCGCGGACACCCCGACCGTCATCCCGATGAGCTGGGTGGGGTCGGTGCCGTCGTACGGAACGAACGCCGGCCGGGTGACGATCGCCGGGCCGCCCGACGCAACCCTGTCCGAGCTCGCCTCGCATCCCGCGACCTCGACCCCGGACGGCCAGACGGCGCTCGTCGGCGACGTGGCCTACGAGCTGTCGGACATCACCCCGGGCTCGACCGCCGACGTCACCCTGACCCTGCCGGAGGGCAGCCAACCCACCAGCGTGTTCAAGGTTGCCGCCGACGGTACGACGACGGATGCGACCAGCCACGCCACGATCTCCGGCAACACGATCGTCCTGCACCTGACCGACGGCGGATTCGGCGACGCCGACGGCACCGTGAACGGCGTCATCGTCGATCCGGTGATTCCGACCGCTGTCACCGTGACGCCACCCCCTCCGGTGCCGACGATGCAGATCACGACGAGCACGCTGCCGTTGGGCGGCGTCGGAAAGCCGTACGCGACCCGTCTCGCAGCAACCCCGACCGTGACCGGCCCCGTGGCGTGGTCGCTGGTCTCGGGAAAGCTGCCTCCGGGGATCGCCCTGCAGACGAGGGGCACGCTGACCGGCACCCCGATCCTGGCCACCACGAGCAGCTTCGCCCTCCGGGCCATCGACAGTGCCGGCAAGGTGGCGACCCGCCGGTTCACCCTGACGGTCAACCTGGGGCCGATCCAGACCGTGCGGATGCCGTCGGGTCGCGTGGGCAGGCGCTACGCACAGCCGATCAAGATCTGGGGAGTCGCTCCCCAAAGCTGGCGCCTGGTGTCAGGGCGTCTCCCGCGCGGACTCGCCATCTCGACCCGGGGAACGATCTACGGCCGACCGCGTGCGGCCGGGACGTACTACTTCGTCCTCAAGCTGCGCACGTCCACGAGCTGGGTCGGTACAGCCACGAAGGTGCGGGTGCGACTGGTCATCAGGCCGCGCGCCTGA
- a CDS encoding TetR/AcrR family transcriptional regulator produces the protein MAQHGWGGRPPATELEARQRIVDATAACIDRVGIQKTTLSDVAADLGVIRQTVYRYFPKLSDIVAEVAAQGAETFVDQMVEHLQGAASPAEAVVEGILYSVRTIPTEPRLSLLLQINDEGAFGRGATSALAVQYGAEMLHRFPVDWGEAGLGEDDLEGLAELIMRLLTSLLENPSDPARSDDELRDWLRKWIAPALTAAH, from the coding sequence ATGGCACAACACGGCTGGGGAGGTCGACCGCCCGCGACCGAACTCGAGGCGCGGCAGCGGATCGTGGACGCGACCGCTGCGTGCATCGACCGCGTCGGCATCCAGAAGACGACGCTGTCGGACGTCGCCGCCGACCTCGGCGTGATCCGACAGACCGTCTACCGGTACTTCCCGAAGCTCAGCGACATCGTCGCGGAGGTCGCTGCCCAGGGCGCGGAGACCTTCGTCGACCAGATGGTCGAGCACCTTCAGGGCGCCGCGAGCCCCGCCGAAGCCGTCGTCGAGGGGATCCTCTACTCGGTGCGCACCATCCCGACCGAGCCGCGCCTCAGCCTGCTGCTGCAGATCAACGACGAAGGCGCGTTCGGCCGCGGTGCGACATCAGCCCTGGCCGTGCAGTACGGCGCCGAGATGCTGCACCGGTTTCCGGTGGACTGGGGCGAGGCAGGCCTGGGCGAGGACGACTTGGAAGGGCTTGCCGAGTTGATCATGCGGCTGCTGACCTCGTTGCTGGAGAACCCGAGCGATCCCGCCCGCAGCGACGACGAACTGCGGGACTGGTTGCGGAAATGGATCGCGCCGGCGTTGACGGCCGCTCACTAG
- a CDS encoding TetR family transcriptional regulator: MSEPADSTLRTFARGAIRGHVLAQAWSLFAEHGFDQVTVEQIATASGMSRRTFFRYFPSKDALLGEFLADVGQQLADQIEARPATESAWTALSAVLTDLARVADDSPSLAAQVLDMLKPASTRAFVEQRRQRWIDLFAPLVGARHPELTPMARVAIAACAIACLDAAQEHWRTNPGSSYGDYLDEALRSVTPVLP, encoded by the coding sequence ATGTCCGAGCCCGCCGACTCCACCCTGCGCACCTTCGCGCGCGGAGCGATCCGAGGTCACGTGCTCGCGCAGGCGTGGTCGTTGTTCGCGGAGCACGGGTTCGACCAGGTCACGGTCGAGCAGATAGCCACGGCCTCGGGCATGTCGCGACGCACGTTCTTCCGCTACTTCCCGAGCAAGGACGCGCTGCTCGGCGAATTCCTGGCCGACGTCGGTCAGCAACTCGCCGACCAGATCGAGGCCAGACCGGCCACCGAGTCGGCGTGGACCGCGCTGAGCGCAGTGCTGACTGACCTGGCTCGCGTCGCGGACGATTCGCCGAGCCTGGCCGCCCAGGTGCTGGACATGCTCAAGCCGGCGTCGACCCGGGCCTTCGTCGAGCAGCGTCGCCAGCGCTGGATCGACCTGTTCGCTCCCCTGGTCGGCGCCCGACACCCTGAGCTCACGCCCATGGCGCGGGTTGCCATTGCCGCCTGCGCGATCGCCTGCCTGGATGCGGCGCAGGAGCACTGGCGGACAAACCCCGGCAGCTCCTACGGCGACTACCTGGACGAGGCGCTGCGCTCGGTGACCCCAGTACTGCCCTGA
- a CDS encoding glutathione S-transferase C-terminal domain-containing protein: MPTYTEQGKPFDRDMNYIPDRITREPEKSQDPYGGGAIEAPTWPAEPGRYRLVAAAACPWANRAIIVRKLLGLEDVISLGLTGPTHDARSWTFDLDPGGVDPVLGYERLQDAYFARYADYPRGITVPAVVDVATKAVVTNDFPWITHDLYFEWREHHRPDAPDLWPDDVREEMEAVMKRVFTEVNNGVYRCGFAGSQEAYEAAYDRLFETLDWLEERLTDRRYLMGDAITEADVRLFTTLVRFDPVYHGHFKCNRNKLTEMPALWGYARDLFQTPGFGETIDFDQIKRHYYVVHEDINPTGVVPKGPDLAGWQTPHGRERV; this comes from the coding sequence ATGCCGACGTACACGGAGCAGGGCAAGCCGTTCGACCGGGACATGAACTACATCCCGGACCGGATCACGCGCGAGCCCGAGAAGTCGCAGGACCCGTACGGCGGCGGCGCGATCGAGGCGCCGACCTGGCCGGCCGAGCCGGGTCGGTACCGGCTGGTTGCGGCCGCGGCGTGTCCGTGGGCGAACCGGGCGATCATCGTGCGCAAGCTGCTCGGGCTCGAGGACGTGATCTCGCTCGGGCTGACCGGGCCGACGCACGACGCGCGCAGCTGGACCTTCGACCTCGACCCCGGTGGCGTGGACCCGGTGCTCGGGTACGAGCGGCTGCAGGACGCCTACTTCGCCAGGTACGCCGACTACCCGCGCGGGATCACCGTGCCCGCGGTCGTCGACGTCGCAACGAAGGCCGTCGTCACCAACGACTTCCCGTGGATCACCCACGACCTCTACTTCGAGTGGCGCGAGCACCACCGCCCCGACGCGCCGGACCTGTGGCCGGACGACGTACGCGAGGAGATGGAGGCCGTGATGAAGCGGGTCTTCACCGAGGTCAACAACGGCGTCTACCGGTGCGGGTTCGCCGGATCGCAGGAGGCGTACGAGGCGGCGTACGACCGGCTCTTCGAGACGCTCGATTGGCTCGAGGAACGACTCACCGACCGGCGGTACCTCATGGGCGACGCGATCACCGAGGCCGACGTACGCCTGTTCACGACGCTGGTGCGGTTCGACCCCGTCTACCACGGCCACTTCAAGTGCAACCGCAACAAGCTGACCGAGATGCCGGCGTTGTGGGGGTACGCGCGCGACCTGTTCCAGACGCCCGGCTTCGGCGAGACGATCGACTTCGATCAGATCAAGCGGCACTACTACGTCGTCCACGAGGACATCAATCCGACGGGCGTCGTGCCCAAGGGGCCGGACCTGGCGGGGTGGCAGACGCCCCACGGGCGCGAACGCGTCTGA
- a CDS encoding alpha/beta hydrolase — translation MTAEKPPLVLLHGVTMSARAWDQVIPLLTDRHEVVALTALGHHGGQAADGPVRVSDLVDNAERQLDDLGWDRPHLAGNSLGGWMAVELARRGRASSVCALSPAGFWATGTSGQIHGTKVLRREARITGLTRPVLPALFRSGAVRRFGMRNIAVHGNRLTAEQALAAADDLLGCTVIADILGTPEEIAPMDPLPCPITLAWSEHDAVLPVAVNGQVAQKRLPEARFTVLPGVGHVPMIDNPGLVAEAILESTRVLP, via the coding sequence ATGACCGCTGAGAAGCCACCGTTGGTCCTCCTCCACGGCGTCACCATGTCTGCCCGGGCGTGGGACCAGGTGATCCCCCTGCTCACCGACCGTCACGAGGTCGTAGCCCTCACGGCCCTCGGGCACCACGGTGGCCAGGCTGCTGACGGTCCGGTTCGGGTGAGCGATCTCGTCGACAATGCCGAGCGGCAACTGGACGACCTGGGCTGGGACCGGCCCCATCTCGCCGGCAACTCCCTGGGCGGATGGATGGCCGTCGAACTGGCTCGGCGAGGCCGCGCCAGCTCGGTCTGCGCATTGTCGCCAGCTGGATTCTGGGCCACCGGAACGTCTGGGCAGATCCACGGGACCAAGGTGCTGCGCCGGGAGGCGCGGATCACGGGGCTCACCCGCCCCGTCTTGCCTGCCCTGTTCAGGTCGGGAGCCGTCCGGCGGTTCGGGATGCGAAACATCGCCGTTCACGGGAACCGGCTCACGGCCGAGCAGGCGCTCGCTGCGGCTGACGACCTGCTCGGGTGCACGGTCATCGCTGACATCCTGGGCACACCCGAGGAGATCGCGCCCATGGACCCGCTGCCCTGCCCGATCACGCTGGCCTGGTCGGAGCATGACGCCGTTCTGCCTGTCGCGGTCAATGGGCAGGTCGCCCAGAAGCGCTTGCCCGAGGCACGGTTCACTGTTCTGCCGGGGGTGGGCCATGTGCCCATGATTGACAATCCGGGACTCGTCGCCGAGGCCATTCTGGAGAGCACGCGGGTCTTGCCGTGA
- a CDS encoding nitroreductase/quinone reductase family protein, protein MKLPSQRDLFLATLDAHQKIYETSRGLVGHRLLMGMPTLLLRTTGRKSGLRRTTALVYATDGNNRLVVGSNGGARRDPAWILNLEADKDVEFQVGVRKVVGTARTVRTDDPDYERMFSLCNKANRGTFAKYRQRTTRPLPIVVLAPR, encoded by the coding sequence ATGAAACTCCCGTCCCAGCGCGACCTGTTCCTCGCCACGCTCGACGCTCACCAGAAGATCTACGAGACGTCCCGCGGGCTCGTCGGACACCGCCTGCTGATGGGGATGCCGACGTTGCTGCTGCGGACCACCGGGCGCAAGAGCGGCCTTCGTCGTACGACGGCGTTGGTCTACGCGACCGACGGCAACAACCGCCTCGTCGTCGGGTCCAACGGCGGCGCGCGCCGCGACCCAGCGTGGATCCTCAACCTGGAAGCCGACAAGGACGTCGAGTTCCAGGTCGGCGTCCGCAAGGTCGTGGGGACTGCCCGGACCGTGCGGACCGATGACCCGGACTACGAGCGGATGTTCTCGCTCTGCAACAAGGCCAACCGGGGCACGTTCGCGAAGTACCGGCAGCGCACGACGCGGCCGCTGCCGATCGTCGTACTGGCTCCGCGCTGA
- a CDS encoding dicarboxylate/amino acid:cation symporter, producing MSSTRTEPATWRDRLPSFGVQVLIGLALGVILGLVARSIGADGTDAATGEVDPNWLTETLTTVGDTFVTLLRTVVPPLVFLAIVASIANLREVTGAARLAWKTLVWFAFTALIAVSIGIVLGLVLQPGNHTSVSADAAADPSRTGSWLDFLTGLVPENVLGLQATAGGDGSVGLSFNVLQILVVAIAIGIATLKVGEAAEPFLVFVRSALVIVQKVLWWIILLAPIATVGLLGNAVASYGWDALGSLATFSAAIYVGLALVVFVVYPVLLRTNGLSIKQFFSGAWPAISLAFVSRSSVGTMPVTQSVTERNLGVPRAYASFAVPLGATTKMDGCASIYPAISAIFVAQFFGIDLGLTDYLLIAFVSVIGSAATAGVTGATVMLTLTLSTLGLPLAGVGLLLAIDPILDMGRTAVNVAGQALVPTLVAKREGILDEDAYNAPRAGKAWREDEVPVAA from the coding sequence ATGAGCTCCACCCGTACTGAGCCCGCCACCTGGCGCGACCGGCTCCCGTCGTTCGGCGTCCAGGTCCTGATCGGGCTCGCGCTCGGCGTGATCCTCGGCCTCGTCGCCCGATCCATCGGAGCCGACGGCACCGACGCCGCGACCGGCGAGGTCGACCCCAACTGGCTGACCGAGACACTGACCACGGTCGGCGACACATTCGTGACGCTGTTGCGGACCGTCGTACCGCCGTTGGTCTTCCTGGCGATCGTGGCCTCCATCGCCAACCTCCGTGAGGTCACCGGCGCTGCGCGTCTGGCCTGGAAGACGCTGGTCTGGTTCGCCTTCACGGCGTTGATCGCCGTCAGCATCGGCATCGTGCTGGGGTTGGTGCTGCAACCGGGCAACCACACGAGCGTCTCGGCCGACGCGGCCGCCGACCCGAGTCGTACCGGATCGTGGCTCGACTTCCTGACCGGACTGGTGCCGGAGAACGTGCTCGGACTGCAGGCCACCGCCGGCGGCGACGGCTCGGTCGGGCTGTCGTTCAACGTGCTGCAGATCCTCGTCGTGGCCATCGCCATCGGCATTGCCACGCTCAAGGTCGGCGAGGCAGCAGAGCCGTTCCTTGTCTTCGTCCGGTCTGCGCTCGTAATCGTGCAGAAGGTGCTCTGGTGGATCATCCTGCTCGCGCCGATCGCCACGGTCGGGCTGCTCGGGAACGCCGTGGCGTCGTACGGCTGGGACGCCCTCGGCTCGCTGGCGACCTTCTCGGCCGCGATCTACGTCGGCCTCGCGCTCGTCGTGTTCGTGGTCTATCCGGTACTGCTGCGGACCAATGGGCTCTCGATCAAGCAGTTCTTCTCCGGTGCGTGGCCGGCGATCTCTTTGGCGTTCGTGTCGCGTTCCTCGGTCGGGACGATGCCGGTCACGCAGTCCGTCACGGAGCGGAACCTGGGTGTCCCGCGTGCCTACGCGTCGTTCGCCGTACCGCTCGGTGCGACCACCAAGATGGACGGTTGCGCCTCGATCTATCCGGCGATCTCGGCGATCTTCGTCGCCCAGTTCTTCGGGATCGACCTGGGCCTGACCGACTACCTGCTGATCGCGTTCGTGTCGGTGATCGGTTCGGCCGCGACCGCCGGAGTCACCGGTGCCACGGTGATGCTGACCCTGACGCTCTCCACGCTGGGCCTGCCGCTCGCCGGTGTCGGCCTGCTGCTCGCGATCGACCCGATCCTCGACATGGGCCGTACGGCGGTCAACGTGGCCGGGCAGGCGCTGGTGCCGACCCTGGTCGCGAAGCGGGAAGGCATCCTCGACGAGGACGCCTACAACGCGCCGCGCGCCGGCAAGGCGTGGCGCGAGGACGAGGTCCCGGTCGCTGCCTGA
- a CDS encoding helix-turn-helix domain-containing protein, which yields MARMSASEAAAHLGVTEARVRQRIDDGSLVAEKVGGRWLLELSSVDAAKRPARGRPISPLSVWYSMLALDAASLVNVPSVELPKIQSVHVDVPKMPKMPKMQVPNIDFARIDLEWPSGVAQVKSISPASRNRAVHRLASALAREDHDALLAWLRNRGDRHLYIAAEADLKPLRDDERLVPSGLSHPDSKMSNPSVAEGYVAEADLGALVQDHWLEAVSLDDKPNVILHAVPAKPPRISWLLLAADLAEHGGPRELRRAHELLDEVIADRVEQS from the coding sequence ATGGCAAGGATGTCAGCCTCCGAGGCGGCCGCTCACCTGGGCGTGACCGAAGCCAGGGTGCGCCAGCGTATCGACGACGGTTCGCTGGTCGCAGAGAAGGTCGGCGGACGCTGGCTACTCGAGCTGAGCTCAGTCGACGCTGCAAAACGGCCGGCCCGCGGGCGTCCGATCTCGCCGCTTTCGGTTTGGTACTCGATGCTCGCGCTTGACGCTGCTTCCCTCGTCAACGTGCCCAGTGTGGAACTCCCGAAGATCCAGTCCGTGCACGTCGATGTGCCCAAGATGCCCAAGATGCCCAAGATGCAGGTGCCCAACATCGACTTCGCACGCATCGACCTTGAGTGGCCGAGCGGCGTCGCACAGGTGAAGTCCATTAGCCCAGCTTCACGTAACCGCGCCGTCCACCGGCTGGCCTCAGCATTGGCACGCGAAGATCACGATGCGCTCCTCGCATGGCTCCGAAACCGTGGCGATCGGCACCTTTACATCGCCGCCGAAGCCGACCTGAAGCCGCTCCGTGACGACGAGCGACTGGTCCCATCAGGCCTGTCCCATCCCGACTCGAAGATGAGCAACCCCAGTGTGGCCGAGGGGTACGTTGCCGAAGCCGACCTCGGGGCGCTCGTCCAAGACCATTGGCTCGAAGCTGTCTCGCTCGACGACAAGCCGAACGTCATCCTGCATGCCGTCCCCGCCAAGCCGCCACGGATCAGTTGGCTACTCCTCGCCGCCGATCTTGCTGAACACGGCGGGCCTCGAGAACTCCGCCGAGCACACGAACTCCTCGATGAAGTCATCGCCGACCGTGTAGAGCAGTCGTGA
- a CDS encoding VOC family protein — protein MFLENVVFDATAPQALGRFWEAALGTERLTDVPEGFETRLSVPDGPVLDLCFQRVPDQPVEPQRLHLDLHGGADQAAVVERLIALGASRADVGQGDVPWVVLTDPAGNAFCVLEERSSYDGTGPVAGLPLQVADAERDGAFWEWLTGWVPVEGSGLVSLRHPSLRGPLLDLSAEAGPKGTAKNRTHLDLRLEAGDDADEVARGITDRGGRELHFGWGELPWRHFADPSGNEFCVLPASTH, from the coding sequence ATGTTCCTGGAGAACGTCGTCTTCGACGCCACGGCACCACAGGCACTCGGTCGGTTCTGGGAGGCCGCGCTCGGCACCGAGCGGCTGACCGACGTGCCCGAGGGCTTCGAGACCCGGCTGAGCGTGCCGGACGGCCCGGTGCTCGACCTCTGCTTCCAGCGGGTGCCCGACCAGCCGGTCGAGCCCCAGCGTCTCCACCTCGACCTGCACGGCGGAGCGGACCAGGCTGCGGTCGTCGAGCGACTGATCGCGCTGGGCGCGAGCCGCGCGGACGTCGGGCAGGGGGACGTGCCGTGGGTGGTGCTCACCGACCCTGCGGGCAATGCCTTCTGCGTGCTCGAGGAGCGGTCGTCGTACGACGGCACGGGGCCGGTTGCTGGCCTGCCGCTCCAGGTGGCTGATGCCGAGCGGGACGGCGCGTTCTGGGAGTGGCTGACCGGCTGGGTGCCGGTCGAGGGGAGTGGGTTGGTGAGCCTGCGGCACCCCTCGCTGCGTGGCCCGCTGCTCGACCTGTCCGCCGAGGCCGGCCCGAAGGGTACGGCGAAGAACCGCACCCACCTCGACCTGCGGCTGGAGGCCGGCGACGACGCCGACGAGGTCGCTCGCGGCATCACCGACCGCGGCGGTCGTGAGCTGCACTTCGGCTGGGGCGAGCTGCCGTGGCGGCACTTCGCGGATCCGTCGGGCAACGAGTTCTGCGTGCTGCCCGCGTCGACGCACTGA
- a CDS encoding DUF6670 family protein has translation MVAFPLNLIDRASSRIGRPFDPSTSLAPPHGPRSSWVHYGVMVPGLPAPHRTFGVMAIVGTPGVAIFANDQGITTSPRDTAYLVSATSAMSADTFHTYSIERECAFADDGSSLRFGDDLLIEGTYPNFDLTRRHPGGDVVLRIAATDKVSHFIDLRGGLYSHWSLLCEYEGTVAGEAASGLCTFEYARGVGMHALPSPIHPSIPARFFTYHVLNVDDSTQILFTEVHGPGGIVIARSTYVRGLDDHGSAYPDSTFAVTKYDDISLPTPSGRRMRMPSQFTLATRDKAGQPLLELEGNPHSDWAYGLGAGFVGSYQFDGTFAGKPISGTGYIEYIDLA, from the coding sequence ATGGTGGCGTTCCCGCTGAACCTGATCGATCGCGCTTCCTCGCGGATCGGGCGCCCGTTCGACCCAAGCACATCCCTGGCTCCCCCGCACGGCCCGCGATCCAGTTGGGTGCACTACGGCGTCATGGTCCCGGGTCTGCCGGCGCCGCACCGGACGTTCGGCGTCATGGCCATCGTGGGCACGCCCGGGGTGGCGATCTTCGCCAACGACCAAGGCATCACGACCTCGCCGCGGGACACGGCGTACCTGGTGTCGGCAACGTCCGCGATGTCGGCGGACACCTTTCACACCTACTCGATCGAGAGGGAGTGCGCGTTCGCCGACGACGGGAGCAGCCTGCGCTTCGGTGACGACCTCCTCATCGAAGGGACCTACCCGAACTTCGACCTGACCCGGCGCCACCCCGGTGGGGACGTCGTCCTGCGGATCGCGGCGACCGACAAGGTCAGCCACTTCATCGATCTGCGCGGCGGGCTCTACTCGCACTGGAGCCTGCTGTGTGAGTACGAAGGGACCGTTGCCGGCGAAGCCGCGAGCGGGCTGTGCACCTTCGAGTACGCCCGCGGGGTCGGCATGCACGCCCTCCCGTCACCGATCCACCCGTCGATCCCAGCCAGGTTCTTCACCTATCACGTGCTCAACGTGGACGACTCGACGCAGATCCTGTTCACCGAGGTCCACGGTCCGGGCGGGATCGTCATCGCCCGGTCGACGTACGTCCGCGGACTCGACGACCACGGCTCGGCCTACCCGGACAGCACCTTCGCGGTGACGAAGTACGACGACATCTCCCTGCCGACGCCCAGCGGTCGCCGGATGCGGATGCCCAGCCAGTTCACGCTGGCCACGCGCGACAAAGCCGGGCAACCGCTGCTCGAACTCGAGGGAAACCCCCACAGCGACTGGGCCTACGGCCTCGGCGCCGGCTTCGTGGGGAGCTACCAGTTCGACGGCACCTTCGCGGGCAAGCCGATCAGCGGGACCGGCTACATCGAGTACATCGACCTCGCCTGA